CGGGCTTTGAttctgaggaggagggagggagggcatcaATCAACAACTATTTCCCCAAATAGACGTATCTCTTCCCACAAGGCCTcgagagggaaagggaaggtACCAAACGATGACCACATCCCTCGATATCGACTCCGTTCCTCTTCTCACCCCGGACAGCATGTGTTTCctactcaccagctcctcactgagcgtccaggccagcctctCATCATCCTCCAGCTGCCTCTGCTCCtgactcctgctctcctccgccCGGcggccctcctcctctgccaggaGGCGCTGGATGTACTCCTCACTCGCCctcctctccgcctcctccagaGCCCGCTTCTCCTCcgccagctggaggagggggggcaggaggggaggagggtgggcaggaggggaggtggaggggaggttgaggagaggtggaggagaggtggagcagaggtggaggggaggagagggaaaagaggaggagatacATGGTTTACTGACACTGATTTGGTTTCATAGTCTAAACACGTGGTGCAGCTAAACGTATCTGCAGAGAGCTCTCACCTTGCTGATCTGATCCTCGTactcctgcctcacctctccTGGCAGACACACCTGCGGCCTGAAGAACGATACtgcagacgcgcacacacacacgcacacacacacacacacaggtcagcacagTTCATCAtccaatgacacacacagacttgaggCCAGTTCACACTATCAACCTTCTGCTGTTGGCTGTTGGGTTTGGAATGTCTTGAAAGATAACTGTCATTTTCACACTGCCCCAACGAACGCTGACAGGCACAGTCATACTGTtaagaggggccagttacattaaacattattgttgtcatgaTTTTCTTCACTGCATTAAAGGGATTAACAGGCAAAAGAGCATGTTTAAAAAGATCCAGACTCTACATTTAGGGGGCCCACAAGGGGGTCCAAGCTTGCTGTCACAGGGgcactgcacccctcccccaaaACCGCCCCTGACACCAACCCCCACAGACGACAGCAGCGCTAAACACTGATGTTCCTTGATGATAACTGTGACAGAAGTCACACTCACTTTCCTCCTCGTCCACCTCCAGGCCTCGCAGTCGGCGCTGGCACTGCGCGGGGAAGGCAGCCTGCACCCGGAGCCACAGCTCGCTGTTCACCAGCGTCTTGTTGCGGCCGTTGTGCCGCGCCCAGGTCGACACTCGCTTGCGGCACAGCGGGCAGCACATGTTCGCCTTATCCACGGTTTCCAGAAAGCAGGGCTTGCAGAACGTGTGGCCGCACGGTAATGTGACCGGTTCGAGGAAGATCTCCAGACAGACGGGACAGAGGCAGTCCGCTCGGGACAAGCTCCCGGTAGACCCTCCGTGAGAAGCAGACACCTCCATCTCGGATACCGGCGGCATGGCTTCGCCTTCTCCAGTTCTGACAGCTTTCACGTCCAGCGTTTCAGTCGCTTTTCGCTTGAAGAACCTACCCTCAAGGCACATAAACAAGATGGCAAATTACTAAAAGGTAAACACTGAGTATACTTGCTAAGTTTTAAGCCCTGGTTGAAGTAGCTAAAACCTCTAACTAGCTGCTGCCAGAACTATGGGTTAATAATTCCCTCCATAAGAATAATATCTATCTCTCTACCAACAACACCAACATGATAGTGCTCGATAGTTTAGCAAGTTCAGGGCAGTTTTCTCATTTTAgctcatgctagctagctagtctattCTCCATACAGGCGAATACTCAGACAACAGAAATAATACTAAACTGATAGTTCATCAGTTGCATTTTATCATAGTAATTAGCTAGTTAAGTTGGGCTAACGAGCTACTTCGTTCGCTGGAGCTTGTGTATCTACTTAGTTAGCACAAGCCTTTAAAAAAACGTTGTCTAGCTTAtggtcagctagctagctctagctagacCTATCACAGTAGTGGtatagctagactagctaggtATTCATCGCCCACGTTTTGTCTGAAATTACGCCTAAAACGACGGTGGGCCCAGATATACAATTACTTAGTTGTTCTTACACATACTAGAAACTCCAGACAGCACGATTCCATTAAATCCTGTCGGTGCATCCACCAAGCTAGTCTAGCTTCTTTTCAAAGAGCAGGTCTTGCGAAACCAATTGCTGCTAGCGCGCCAGAAAGTTGCTCTGGTAGCGCGGTTACCTCAGCCAGTAAGCTTTCCGGGTAGACGCTACGAAAGTTTGGGATTAATGAAAATTAATAATGTGGCAGTCtcaatgttttttgttgttgtcatggTTCGCATACAAACTAAAATATTCGTTGGATTAATCTAATTACATTTGGAAAGTGTGGACTAATATAGTTTATATTGTGTGAAATACAATTGGCCTAATTCACAGACAGTGCGTACGCACAAATCCGTGTTTGTTTTACGAACAAACCCCGAGATTCACCGGTATTTCCTTACTAGCGGTTTACCTGAATACGTACGCAGAATTAAGGCGCCTTCATCATCAATTTTCACGAGTGGGGTATTTCATCATGAATGTGGTATTTATTGAGGTAAACTATTTTGTTACAGGTCAAAACGTGAAAATCTTTTAAACTACGCTTTATGTTTATGCATCTGACCAAAAACTATTTGACTGCAAGATGACAGAACGGAATGTGCGGGAAAAAACATCCAGGTTTCATGACAGGTTTTATTTTGTACAATATTTTCATCTGGACGCCCATTCCTCCAACACTATATAGTTGCAAATACATTTACACATTGTAACAAGAAGGTTTCATCTGGACGCCCATTCCTGCAACACTATAGTTgcaaatacatacacatacacattgtaACAAGAAGGTGGCGCTCCGGTACAATGTTGTTAGTCTTTAAAATATATGTGACGTTATGTCCTTTGAAATAACAAATCCACTCGTGGAGGTATTAAAATATCCTCAGTATTTCAACCTTGATCTCTGAAACAGTCGGATTTGTAGTGTATTCAtagataataataaataaaacatctGTACGAAACTATTTAATAAACTAAAAGCTACAGCTTAAAAACTGAGCTTTAACCAAACGCAGACTGGTTCACAGCCTCTGGGAAAGGAAACAATGCTTTAACATCTAGATTCAAAGCAACGGGCAGGGGGGCATCTGaacttgatctgcagtcaaatgttctaaccactgagctgtacccatcccaGTAAAATGCCTCAGTCTAAATCACTGAGAAAATATCCAATAAATAATCCTGAAGGTTAATGTCAGTAACACCTCTCAAAGAACATTACTGTGCAAGTCTTAGACAACCAAGATTCTTTCCATGAATATTGTCttaaatatacatttttgttttctaTATTTGTGCAGCAGTATACAGTACAATGTTGAGAACATTTTGGGTTAGTCTTTTAATTGAATTATTTCTCAAAGCATTTTTGTTTCGAAGTTGTTCTTCACCCCTAAGACTTTGGCACAGTACTGTATTTCTGTGAAGACTGACACTCGAGGCATAAATGTAACTTTTTAAAAAGGGCTCTTATGACACTCCCATATGACCCCAGGCTCTGACCCCTGGGAGGTCGAAGGTCAGACGTGGGGTCTCTCCAGGTCTTCTGGGATGGGGCCCAGGACGGGCGGGGAGGGGCCGCTGCCTGGAGGCGGAGACCCAGACATGATGAAGCGGCGCCGGAGCTCAGAGCTCAGCTTAGACTTCCCCTTCTCGTCCAGAAACACCAACTGGTTCAGAGACTGGACAACacaacaggaaggggagggaaacATGGAGAGATGAGTCAGGGGCAGTTATAGGggtcagctgggggggggggggcagtgcccCTGTGGAAACAAGCTTGgacccccctgtggcccccgtAACTGTAGAGTCTGAATCATTCTCAGCGCCCCACAGCCTGCTGCTAAATGAACAAAGGTGTAAATAGTGAACGTGTGTCCAGTGTGCTGGTCTGACCTGGTTCTCTGCCAGGGCCTCCTTGGCCATGTAGTGCTCCCTCTTGATCTTCACCTCCACATCCTCAGGGATATCTGGCACCATGATGTCGATCACATGACCGATGAGGAACACGATGTGCtgaagcagggtggagggagggagggggaggggagaggatggaggagagagggggaaggaagggggagagaagggaggggaaggaggagagggggaagggaagggaaggaggagagaggggagggagagaggggaggggaaggaggagagagggggagggagagaggggagaggacggaAGGATAGGCCACGTGAAGATCAACAGCGACCGTGTCAGGGAACTGTTCAAACTGTGACACTGTGGTGAGTAACAGTCtgaaatctctctctcacacgcacacagtctccTAACCCATTGTGatttaaaaacaacacacacaatcatggtGACTCCCAGCTCTATGAAACTTACCTCAAATATAATAACAAAGCCCAGCCGTATGGCCAGAAGATGGAAGTACTCCGGGAGGAAACCACCATCTTTGTCTCGATATCCCCGGTACCTATGATAATGTACGATGTGTTCATTAAGCACACACTTTTCTCCAAGGTGACCTACAGTACAGTCCCCCCAGGTACCTGCACTGCATGTCGTCGCTGGTCAGGTTTCCGGGGTAGGTTGCCAGGGTGAAGTTGACGAAGCCATGCAGGCTTCCATGGTTGTTATAACGATAGTAGAGTCGGGGCAGGAAGTCAGAGGTGAAGGCTATCAGGaaggcctggagggggggggagagagagagaaggggaaagtgtgtgtgctggattaCACTGCAAATGATAcctttctctgtcacacacacacacacacacacacgtccaggtGAGTGTTCTTACATTAGTAATGACAGCCAGGTGTGTGATGACCTGCAGGATGTTTAGCCACACCCCGATGTCCTGCGCTCGCTCCGCCACGGGCCTCCGGTACTCGCACACAAACTTCTGGGCGTCCAGACGCACCTCCACCCAGTTGTTGATGAGGGCgaagagaggggcgagaggaCACGCTGCCACGAAGATGGTGATGAAGCCAAACTGGATCACTGCAGAGACGTGAGCACAAACAGGAAACTACAAGTTCACAAAAGTCACCAAACTTCTCCATCACTcacgtttttattttattttctcttttttaaACCTGAGTCGctgtcacctccctccctctctccctcccgccctgcctccctctcctcccccagtgtCTCACCCATCTCCAGGTACTCGTCGAGAAGCCCCTCACACAGCAGCAGCTGGCTGTCAGACTCCCAGGGGGGGagaccctggtcctcccccgcctcccccccctcccccctgcctgacGGCTGGGATCCCAGACTCCTCTTCTGCCACCATGCTTTCAGCTTCCTGCCGGGAGGTCAGGGGAGACAGGGTAAACCGGAGACCTGGTTAGCTTGTTTCCTAAAGGCCTCTTTCCTGTGAGAAGGATACTCACGGGCTGATGAACTCCTGGATGTTGTTGATGACCTGCTTGCCCACCATGATGACCAGCAGCTCCTGAGCCAGCTCTATGAGACAGCCGCCAGACCcgcactggaaacacacacacacgcagacacacgtacacacacatacacactctgagTGCCTGAGCAAACACTAACCACACAGGCTGAACTAGCATGGTAGTTTGGAGAAGTATGTTATCACTCACATAAGATGTTGTGTgtacagccctttttacaagcaaggtcacagagggcttcacatacgcccacagaactgcccctcaaccaacctcaaccctcaaggaagacaaggaaaaactcccaggagAACTCCCAGGATCTTCCAGGAGGTTAGAAAAAACTAGAAGAAACTCACGTTCTCATTGCGTATTCCAAAGAGAGTGAAGTAATTCCCCGGGTAGCCAACAAACCTGTCAGACAGAATCTACATTTACTCGTTCAGCCGATGCTTCTATCCCAAGAGATGAATGAAGGTGCGTGTGGTTCGAGAAGCAGATCAGCACGATTAAACAACGATGTTCAAAAGTATTTAGTTTATACGCTCCACTGCTCATAAGAGGATGTTTGAATCATAGACTGATTATACAGTAGAGTTTCACACCTCACACCTGTTGACATACTGACCTGCCCTTGAAAAACGCAATGTAGACAGGAGAGGAGTAAAAGTTGACAAACTGGAAGACGAAGACCTTGAGAATGAACATGTCCTCGTATTTGGACTGTGTGCGGTGCATCTCTGGTGGAGGAATTCACAACGAGAAAACAGGATGAGTTGGAcagtgggagggagacaggagagggagggtgggagataaggagatagggaggggggagggagatagggagggagcagggagtgagataaaaaagggagagagaaactcaCCCCAGCGCGTCAGGATCTGGGCCAGGGACTTGTACACATGTGACAGCAACAGGATGACAAGAAGGTTCAACACAGACCCTGTGAGACTGGCTATTCTCCCAGCCTatcagaggaagggaggggagagggaggcgaaGGGGATCAGCCAATCAGGATTATTGATACTGGTGTACATTGATGTTTTCTGACTTGTGCAGAACGAGACTCACTGAGAAAATGAAGAAGGTGCTCTGGGACTTGTGGATGAAGATGCTCACAATCGTCCGGTACAGGATGATGGCGAAGAGGAACATCAGAACCACAAACACCTGGCAGAAAGGTTAAAGGTCAAAACAGATGACTTCCTGTTTAACATCAAAGCCAGTATCAGTGTCaaaagagagcgacagagagagaaagagggagagagagagaaagagggagagagagagaaagggagacagaaaaggagagagagggagagatggttggtCATGTCTCTCACCATCATGATGATGACCATGCAGCTGGTCAGGGTGCGGCTGAACCTCCGTGTCTCTGGGAAATACGGCTCCTCTGCCCCCGTTACCGGGTTCCTCGTCGTCATGGGAGCCATCGCCGCAAACTCCGGTCTCGGGCGCTCCTACTGGCAGGAATGACAAACACATGTTAGCAATTTCCTGAAATGTTATTTGTTAATCCTGggaaaagtacatttacattcagtcatttagcagacgctcttatccagagtgacttacagtaagtacagggatattctcctgaggcaagtagggtgaagtgccttgcccaaggacacaatgtcattttgcacgccgggaatcaaaccggcaaccttctgattaatagcccgatttcctTCCCTAACCCCCAAGAGTATGGCATTGTTTTAAAGATAGgtgaggtgggaccaccagtcACATAGACCACCAGTCACATAGACCACCAGTCAGATAGACCACCAGTCCCATAGACCACCAGTCACATGGACCCCATAGACCACCAGTCACATAGACCACCAGTCACATAGACCACCAGTCCCATAGTCCCCATAGACCACCAGTCACATAGACCACCAGTCACATAGACCACCAGTCACATAGACCACCAGTCCCATAGTCCCCATAGACCACCAGTCACATAGACCACCAGTCACATAGACCACCAGTCCCATAGTCCCCATAGACCACCAGTCACATAGACCACCAGTCACATAGACCACCAGTCACATAGACCACCAGTCCCATAGTCCCCATAGACCACCAGTCACATAGACCACCAGTCACATAGACCACCAGTCACATAGACCACCAGCGTAGACGTGCCTCAGTGTCCTCAAACTCGGAGCAGTCCCAGCGGTGTGCCAGAACGGCGCTGGAGCGTTTCCAGTGCTCCAGAAAGGTGACGGCCCAGAGGGACATGAACACGCTGAAGAACACCGTCCCTCCGTTGTCGAACAGCAGGCCTGCCTGGGTGGGTGAGAGAGGCGGCCATGTTGGGAAGGTCAGACCTCGACCGGAGCACGTGGAAACAAGTATTATAAAATAATCCCAAAGTCATGTTTgtatgggagagggggagatttgaacctaCGGCATCTTGGTGTGCCACTGAGCTATATCCACCTCCTAAAGGGAGAACACACTGACCTTGAAGGTGAAGCAGATGGTGGAGAGGTTCCAGGGAGAGCAGATGTTGCACAGAGGACACATGAGGTACCTGTCCTCGCTCTCACAGATCTCCTtcctgcagggaggaggaggatcagtaggctgtgtgacacacacacacactcacacagatataaacacacacacagataaacacacacacacacacacacaccctctctctctcacacacacacagatataaacACAGGGGCCTCTACTTACGCTGGCACGTCGGTGACGGTGAGCCAGATCCCGAACAGGAAGACTAGAGAGCCCACTACCGCTGCAGGGAGCAGCCAGCCTGTGTAGaaccctggaggagggagggggagaaggggggaggagtagacagagagggggggtgggacaaagagagagagggagagacagagagagggggaggaaggagagaaagagagagggaagggagggaaagagaaagacacagaaagagaggagtgagaaagagaaacagagaaagggagagagagagagggagagagagagagggagagagagagggaaggagagagagagagaaggagagagagagagaaggagagagagagagagagagagagagagagagagagagagagaaggagagagagagagagagagagagaaggagagagagagagagagagagaaggagagagagagagagagagagagagaaggagagagagagagagagagagagagaaggagagagagagagagagagagagagagagagagagagagagagagagagagagagagagagagagagagagagagagagagagagagagggagggagattgagagaaagggagagatagagagggaaggagagagggaggagagagagaaagagagagggagagaaagagagagggggaaggagagagggaggagggagagagagagagggatagagtgtTTTTAACCTTAAATCTGAAGTGGAGAGTCCAAAGCCCTAAGGAGCTGAGACGTGTTCCCCCTGGTCCCTGCGTACCCAGCCAGGCGAAGTACAGAGCCACCTTCTCCCCATAGTACTCCCTGATGTGGTCCAGCGGCTGGTACTTCCTCCAGCAGGCCCACCTGGCCCAGTACTGGTGCAGCACCTGCCGCAGGCTGAGGGCCTCCGGGTCCACTGGGGCCTGCGGCCGCTCGTAGGGGCCCTACGGAGGCAAACAGCCGGCTGtgaggtgggtggagggtggagggtgggtgggggttgtgAAAAGAAGGCTGGTGGCTTTACAAAAGTGTGTGTAACCGTTTTGGTTGATAGGTACATGTGTGATTTATACTTTTGGATGACACATTTTTACAGACAAGATAacaagaagtgtgtgtgggggagagacaatGACATTGTGCagggtaaggtgtgtgtgtgtgtgtgactgacctcATGCagggtaaagtgtgtgtgtgtgtgtgtgtgaaggtgtgtgtgtgtgtgtgactgacctcATGCAGGGGGTACGCAGCAGAGAAGACCTTCTCACTGAGCAGTCTGGCGATCCCCACCTCGCCCCTCTTCACCACCCCGTACGGCGTCCTCGCTAGGATCTCATACAGCTGGGAGGTGAGAGAAAGGTCAGAGAAATGTCACGCAGCCACACCAGGCACTACGTAGTCAACAGGCTGGACCAAACACGTTATGGGGGAATCGAACAGGGAGTCATTCTGTCGAAGCTGTAATGGTGGAGGATAACCATGACTCAAACTAGCTTTGGAGGCAATGACATCACTTTGATCCTTGACACCGCGATTTCGGCCGGCGGTTAATCTTTTGGTATGTGAAGCCCTTTAGAGTCTACCATAGGGTGACCATGGGGACGTGTAGGTGTTAGAGAGCTCTACTACTAAACCCACCACTTGATGTCTCTGGGTTGTCTTGAAGAAAGTGGTCTTGTCCTCGTGACCAAGGAACCTGAGGTTGGAGAACAGGGAAAGCTTGCTTGTGAGGAAAACATCTCCTGTTGTTTGAGAACCAGACACCTGCTGTTTGGTTAGATGCCACTCGCCTTTACCAACTCCtcctggacaaacacacacttgagtGAAGAGAGAATCCAGCACATATTTGCGTTGCATCATCAAACAGGCGTGTCAGCCTGTCTTGActtgagtcacacacacacaaagaaaaaaactgcCTATAGAGTCCTGGGTGGGGATTGTGTGCAGACTACATACAATAAACCTAGAGTGAGAGATTTTAATTGAATTGCCGTGGTCAACCTTTTTTGGTTACAGAGATGCAGAAACCTGAAGCTTGTCTTGTGGATTCCTGTACCTCTCCAGCTTGTTGGTGCGAAACGGACATGTGTAGTAGTCAGGAGGGACGTTGGGAACCTTCTGCGCCATTAGGTTGGGGACAGACAGCTTCTCCAACACGCCCTCAGACCAGTCCTGGTTTGGTGCTGTGACCACCTGGCAACGGCACCAAAATAACCGTTTGCATGATATCAGTGTTTTATTTCAGTCAGGTGACCGGCGTGACTTGGTCATAAAACAAGCTCATTTGCATCtcgtctcctccttctctcatcctcctccttctcctcctcttcctccccctcttctctctcttgctgcttctcctcctcctcctcttttacctcttccatctcatcctcctccacctccctcctcttacctctcctcctccctctcatcctctcatcctcttacctctcctccctccctcctcttacctttcctcctccacctccctctcacctctcctcctccacctccctccttccctccctactctcctcctcctcctccacctccctccctcctctcctcctccacctccctctcacctctcctcctccacctccctccctcctctccctgcagtgAGAGGAAGCTGACCTGTAGAGGAACTCTTAGACTAATCTCCTCGGCGTAGTAACACAGCACACTCCAGGGGGCGCTCAAGAGCACGTAGGAGATCTTCTTTTTCGGCTGAAAAACCTCTTTCTAAACAGACAGAAAAAACAAGGTATGTCCAAGTTATTACTACTAATTTCCTACTTATCCCATGATTTAATCATAAATTATAACAATAACAACATCAGTAAGAACCCAGTAGATATTTGTAgatcattttacattacatttagtcatttagcagacactcttatccagagcgacttacagtaagtacagggacattcccccgaggcaagtagggtgaagtgctttgcccaaggacacaacgtcagttggcatgaccaggaatcgaactggcaaccttcggattactagcccgattccctcactgctcagccacctgactcccctatttTAAAAAGACTCAGGGATGAACAAGTACTGGATTAGAAGTTGTTTGTTGACCAAGCGGAAACATCACCTGGAAGATATGCTCCCAGAAGGCTTTGTACAGCATGACTCTGAACTTGGTTAAATATTGACACTGTGTTTCTCCAGCCACCTAGCCTTTAAAgcccaggtggctgagcggttagagaatcgggctattaaccagaaggtcgctggttcgattcctggccgtgccacatgacgttgtgtccttgggcaaggcacttcaccctacttgcctcgggggaatgtccgtgtaagtcgctctggataagagcgtctgccaaatgactaaatgtaaacagtaAATGTAAAGCGTTTCGTTTCATAGCTCCTGACTGGAAGCATCTAGTGTTGTGGCCACTCACCTACAGAGGGGCTGGCTGTGTGGCCAGCCTACCCTGAACCAGGTGGGTATGTATGGCCGAGCCTACTATGTaccagggaggtgtgtgtggagaagacCGGGAGAAGCGAGCTGTGTGTCCTGGTCAACTCTGGACCAGCTCACCGTCTCTTGAAGGATCCCTGTCGCCTGCAGCTCCGACAGGAAGTcctctctccacttcctgtgtgagTTATGGGAGGGGGAGCTAGgcttctcttcctccagctcTTCCTTCTGTTCGGACAAGTTCTCCTCCCAAACCAGGACGAAGTCTGTCGACACAGAGACCACAGATCTCAAAAAGGAAAACTCCCCCTACTTATATACCTACACTAGAGCTGTTTGTTAAAATGAATCCATATTTGCACAGCCTGTGTGCTAATAATACAAGATGCAGAAGCTTCTCTCAGGCTAACTGTATGCAGTCTCTATCTGAGTGCGATCGCACAAGACAGGTCGCTCTTTTCATCAGCTTTTTTAAATTTAAAAGACAAGTATTTAATTGGACAGTCTTTCAAAGACCGAAGATAAACCAGCCAGTAGAAGAGGACCGTGGAGATGTTACCCCCGTAATTCATGATGGATTAAGGGCAAATCTATGCAGCTGTCAACCTTACCATGACATTTTTGGGGAAAAGTGGAAAATGGAAAGAGTTTTATGCATGATAACAAAACCACTTTTAACTGTTTAACTgctctgatttttttttaaggaagATGTCGATTGTTTGTCAATCAAATATGAGGAGTGTATCCACACAAATGTTCCACATGCTGATAGATGATAAACCATGGAAAGGATTAACTGTATTCTAAATGTTCTATTCGCCGGTGTCACAACAGGGCCTGAAGGTCCTAAAGTTGACGAGGCGTCTCTGATGCTCTTGGACATGCTCGGGGccatttctgtctttttctttaaACGTTTCGAAGTCTAAACAATAACTTTGATACTCACCGACGCGAGTCACTCCGTCGCTGAACACGTTTCTGTCCAGGAAGTCATGCGGCGACATctaggaacacagagagagatcaagacATGTGACCTCACCCACGGCGCCGTCCGCTCCACACCTCCTCAGTTCCACACCTCCTcagctcccccttcctcccccttcctcccccagcctcaacaACAAGCTGGCACTCAGATGTTTGGTGTTTTATTTTACTTCACTCTTCTCTCAGTTAATCAACTTCCTGTCTTTGTGTTCAGAGTCGCTGATTAGAGCAGCCAGATCACAACAGGAGGCTCACGCCTGAGTGGGTGTTGACACGGCCCACGTCACTCCAACACCCCTGTACACCCAggacccctcacctctgcctcCATGCTACCACCCAggacccctcacctctgcctcCATGCTACCACCCAggacccctcacctctgcctcCATACTGCCACCCAggacccctcacctctgcctcCATGCTACCACCCAggacccctcacctctgcctcCATGCTACCACCCAggacccctcacctctgcctccatgctgccgtAGCTGGGCTCTGCTTGCTCCGTCATGGGGATGAGGTTGCTGctgtcatccccctcctccgctctcctcttcATGGTCCCCGGACGTTCTCAGTTCCTCAGGGATCTGCGGCACAGAAAGTTCTCTGTTGTCATCCTGATGTCAGTGCTACCTTGGGTTCAGGTTTCAGGTTTATTGGCCTGTTTGAACAGGTGTGGTAAAGGTACATTTGAATTCTTTGGTCCTGCTCCTCTTGATAGTTTTGTCTAGTGGCCTATCTAAACCTAGAATACATCATCCAAACCTGTAATAAATAAATCCTAATCCTatttgagctacaattcttatCAACAATATATACATTGTAAATATGTAAACATACAGATCTGAACCCTTCACCAACACCGGCTTCCACTGGAAAAACGTCCTCACGAAAAGCACGACTGATGAGAAACATGCCCTGATGATTAGTGTGTTAACCTATTAGTTGATATTAAGTTAATCAACGTTATCTGCTAGTTAGTGGGCTCCTGCCTGCTTGGGGT
The genomic region above belongs to Osmerus eperlanus chromosome 11, fOsmEpe2.1, whole genome shotgun sequence and contains:
- the ano7 gene encoding anoctamin-7 isoform X1; protein product: MKRRAEEGDDSSNLIPMTEQAEPSYGSMEAEMSPHDFLDRNVFSDGVTRVDFVLVWEENLSEQKEELEEEKPSSPSHNSHRKWREDFLSELQATGILQETKEVFQPKKKISYVLLSAPWSVLCYYAEEISLRVPLQVVTAPNQDWSEGVLEKLSVPNLMAQKVPNVPPDYYTCPFRTNKLERFLGHEDKTTFFKTTQRHQVLYEILARTPYGVVKRGEVGIARLLSEKVFSAAYPLHEGPYERPQAPVDPEALSLRQVLHQYWARWACWRKYQPLDHIREYYGEKVALYFAWLGFYTGWLLPAAVVGSLVFLFGIWLTVTDVPAKEICESEDRYLMCPLCNICSPWNLSTICFTFKAGLLFDNGGTVFFSVFMSLWAVTFLEHWKRSSAVLAHRWDCSEFEDTEERPRPEFAAMAPMTTRNPVTGAEEPYFPETRRFSRTLTSCMVIIMMVFVVLMFLFAIILYRTIVSIFIHKSQSTFFIFSAGRIASLTGSVLNLLVILLLSHVYKSLAQILTRWEMHRTQSKYEDMFILKVFVFQFVNFYSSPVYIAFFKGRFVGYPGNYFTLFGIRNENCGSGGCLIELAQELLVIMVGKQVINNIQEFISPKLKAWWQKRSLGSQPSGRGEGGEAGEDQGLPPWESDSQLLLCEGLLDEYLEMVIQFGFITIFVAACPLAPLFALINNWVEVRLDAQKFVCEYRRPVAERAQDIGVWLNILQVITHLAVITNAFLIAFTSDFLPRLYYRYNNHGSLHGFVNFTLATYPGNLTSDDMQCRYRGYRDKDGGFLPEYFHLLAIRLGFVIIFEHIVFLIGHVIDIMVPDIPEDVEVKIKREHYMAKEALAENQSLNQLVFLDEKGKSKLSSELRRRFIMSGSPPPGSGPSPPVLGPIPEDLERPHV
- the ano7 gene encoding anoctamin-7 isoform X2, with protein sequence MKRRAEEGDDSSNLIPMTEQAEPSYGSMEAEMSPHDFLDRNVFSDGVTRVDFVLVWEENLSEQKEELEEEKPSSPSHNSHRKWREDFLSELQATGILQETKEVFQPKKKISYVLLSAPWSVLCYYAEEISLRVPLQVVTAPNQDWSEGVLEKLSVPNLMAQKVPNVPPDYYTCPFRTNKLERFLGHEDKTTFFKTTQRHQVGPYERPQAPVDPEALSLRQVLHQYWARWACWRKYQPLDHIREYYGEKVALYFAWLGFYTGWLLPAAVVGSLVFLFGIWLTVTDVPAKEICESEDRYLMCPLCNICSPWNLSTICFTFKAGLLFDNGGTVFFSVFMSLWAVTFLEHWKRSSAVLAHRWDCSEFEDTEERPRPEFAAMAPMTTRNPVTGAEEPYFPETRRFSRTLTSCMVIIMMVFVVLMFLFAIILYRTIVSIFIHKSQSTFFIFSAGRIASLTGSVLNLLVILLLSHVYKSLAQILTRWEMHRTQSKYEDMFILKVFVFQFVNFYSSPVYIAFFKGRFVGYPGNYFTLFGIRNENCGSGGCLIELAQELLVIMVGKQVINNIQEFISPKLKAWWQKRSLGSQPSGRGEGGEAGEDQGLPPWESDSQLLLCEGLLDEYLEMVIQFGFITIFVAACPLAPLFALINNWVEVRLDAQKFVCEYRRPVAERAQDIGVWLNILQVITHLAVITNAFLIAFTSDFLPRLYYRYNNHGSLHGFVNFTLATYPGNLTSDDMQCRYRGYRDKDGGFLPEYFHLLAIRLGFVIIFEHIVFLIGHVIDIMVPDIPEDVEVKIKREHYMAKEALAENQSLNQLVFLDEKGKSKLSSELRRRFIMSGSPPPGSGPSPPVLGPIPEDLERPHV